From Treponema sp. OMZ 787:
TAAGATAATAACTTCAGGATTTGATGATGCTTCAATTTTTCCAAAGAATATTCCGATAGGTTATGTCTCTAAAATTAAGTCCCTTGATTATGAAACCTCGCTTGAGATCTATGTGGATCCGATAATAGATTTTTCTTGTTTGGAATATGTTTTTGTGCTTGATACTTCAAAAATAGAAAAGGAGTTTTAATAAATTGAAAAAAGTTATTTTGTGGACTTCTTTAAGCGTTTTTTTTATAACCCTGCTTCAAACAGCCGTGTTCTCTCATATATCTTTTTTTGCTGTATTGCCTGATTTGGTTTTGCTTACTGTTATTTATATTGCAATTTCTAACGGAGCTATCACAGGTTTGATTTGCGGTTTTATTGCCGGGCTTTTGGCCGATTTTTTGTCGGCAGCACCTATAGGTTTACATTCCTTTATTTTTACTTTGACCGGATATTTAATAGGAAAGTTCTACGGCTTTTATAATTTAAACAAGATAGTGTTTCCATGTATTTTAGGTACCTTAGGTTTTTTATTTAAAGTTCTCCTCTTATTTATTTTAAAAATACTCTTTGGGCAAAATATTCATACCTATGATATTTTTTCGGTAAACTTTGCCATAGAGGCAGCTGTCAATATTGTATTTACTCCATTTGTGTTTTTATTTTTTAATCTCTTTCCTCAAGCCTTTATATCGAAGGAGTATAGCACAATATGAAAAATAATGAAGACAGTTTAAATTCTCGGCTTAGACTATTTGTAATCTTCATATTTTTTATTTTGATAGCTTATACCTATAAACTGTTTTCGATGCAGATAATTTATGGGGATAAGTTTAAGCAAAAGTCCCAAAATATTTCAAAGAGAACAACCCTTATACCTGCTCAAAGAGGTGAGATTTTTGATAGAGAAGCAAATACGCCGATGGTTTTGAACATTGATTCTTTTGCTGTTGATATTGTTCCCGGTGAAGTCCCTCGTCAGGAATTTGATACCGTAATAAGCCGATTAAGCTCAATATTGAAAATTCCTGTTTCACAGATAGAAAAAAAATTGCCCTTAAGTGTCAGAAGGGATTTTAGATCGATAGAAATAAAATCCAATGTCGATTATTCTACCATTGTGCAGGTTGCAGAAAGTATCGATTCTCTTCCCGGTGTTTCATGGCACTCGAAGCCTGTTAGAAACTATGTTGATACCCGTTCCTTTTCTCACATAATAGGATATGTAGGAGATATTACCGCAGATGAGTTGACCCGTTTTTATAATAAGGGATATACCTCAAACAGTATAATAGGCAAGGCCGGAATAGAAAAACAATATGACGAAATTTTACGCGGTACGGATGGGGTGGAATACCGGACTGTAGATGCCAAGGGCAGATACATAGAAAATACTACGGTTGTAACACCGCCTAAGATGGGAAATAATCTTGTGCTTACCCTTGACAAAAGAATTCAAAAATTGGCAGAAGAAGCCTTAGGTCCTAGAATAGGGGCTGCCGTTGTGTTAAAGCCTACAACGGGCGAGGTCTTGGCAATGGTTTCCTATCCATACTTTGATCAAAACATTTTCGGTAAGGAAATTACAAGCTCTCTTGCAAAAGAATTATTTGAAAATCCTGATAAGCCTCTTTTGAATAGGGCTATAGATGCTGCCTATCCTCCGGCTTCAACATTTAAGGTTATAATGAACACTGCCATTTTAAATGAAAAAGCCTTTCCGCCTGAAAATGCGGTTCCTTGTTTGGGTGAGATTGAATACGGAAACCGGGTATTCCGCTGTCATATACGAAAGCCCGGACACGGGAAACTGGCCTTAAATGAGGCTCTTGCGAAGTCTTGTGATGTGTACTATTGGACTGTTTGCCGAGACTACTTGGGAGTTGAAAAAATTGTAGATTATGCAAAACGCTTTGGTCTAGGTCAATCAACTGAGATAGATCTTCCAAGTCAATCCGAAGGCTTTGTTCCATCTCCTAAATGGAAGGAGCGCCGATTCCATGAAAAATGGCTTAACGGAGATACTATGAATATGTCGATAGGGCAGGGCTATACCCTTGCTTCTCCTCTTCAGGTAGCAAACATGGCGTGTATGGTTATAAATAACGGAATAATCTATAAGCCTCATCTTTTAAAAGAAATAAGAGATCCTTCAAGCGGGGAGATTATCAAAACCGTTCAGCCTCAAATTCTTCATCAAGAAAATATAAGTAAGGAAGTGTTTGACCAGGTTAGATATGCGATGAATCTTGTTACAATTCAAGGAGAAGCCCGCTTCCCAATGAAAAATCCTATGTTCCGCTTTGCCGGAAAAACGGGAACAGCTGAAGTAGGCTTAGAGGATACCTGGCACTCATGGATGATGGCTTACGGTCCATATGATGCTCCTCCCAAGGATATGATAGTTGTCAGCGTTATTGTAGAAGCTGTAAACGGATGGGAGTGGTGGGCTCCGTATGCCGCCAATATAATACTGCATGGTGCTCTTGCAAACCAAACCTATGACGAAACTATAGACTACCTGGGCTTTAGACAACTCCCTGCAGTCGTAAGGAGAAGTGAATGAACATACGCAAAATTACAAACTTCGATTATTTATTATTTTTAGCTGTTGTTCTTTTGACATTCATAGGTATTCTTTTTATTTATTCTTCAGGTGTAAATTCTTCAGGAGAGCTTGTTTCAAGAGAATATAGTAAGCAGATTTTATGGTCAGGTACAGGCATTGTTTTGCTCTTGCTTTCATGTATTTATGATTATAGACGGATAAAGGATAGAACATTTTTAATTTATTTGTTGGGTTTGCTTTTGCTTTTGTATACAGGGATTTTTGGAACTGTAAGGCATAATGCAAGAAGCTGGATAGGCTTAAAAAATCTAGGTATCCAGCCTTCAGAATTTATTAAACTCATTTTTATTCTTTTTTTAGCCTACTATTTGGAAAAATCTCAAAATGAAGAACCTCTAAAACGATTTATGAAGGCTATGGCAATCATGCTTGTACCTGTTGCCCTTATTTTAAAACAGCCCGACCTTGGAACAGCAAGCGTATATATTCCTATTTTTTTGATAATGTGTTTTATTGCAGGTATTCCGCTAAGGTTTATCCTTTATGTCTTTTTCCTTGGTATATTAACAATAGTGTTTACTCTGATGCCTCTTTGGGAGAAGGTAATTTTAAAGACAAGTCATATTATGACAAATATTTTGAAGCATTCCCAAGTTTCGATTATTATTTTGTTTGCGATGGGTATTTCAACAGTTATTGCAATGATAGGCAATGTGTTATTAAAAAGAAGATATTATTATTGGATAGCCTATGTTCTTTCTCTTATCACCATTGCTTTTGCGGGCTCCATAGCTGGGGTAAGGGCATTAAAAGAATATCAGATGATGCGTTTGATCATCTTTTTGGATCCTGAAGTTGACCCGTTAAAACACGGCTGGAATATAATCCAGTCAATCACGGCTATCGGTTCAGGGGGCTTAACCGGACGAGGTTATCTTATGGGTACTCAAAGTCATTACCGATATTTGCCCGAGCAAAGTACCGACTTTATTTTCAGTATTTTATCGGAAGAGTGGGGCTTTTTGGGCGGTGTTTTTGTTTTTTTCCTTTACAGTATAGTTTTTTTTAGATTTTTTCTTTCGATTAAGCGCTGCGATGACCTTTTCGGCAAACTTATTGTTTCAGGTATTCTGGCAATGTTCTTTTTCCATTTTTTTGTAAACGTCGGCATGGTTATGGGTATAATGCCGATTACGGGTATTCCTCTATTGTTTTTATCCTACGGGGGGTCATCTCTTTGGACAGCCATGATTTCCGTAGGTATCGTGATCGGAATAAACTTGCGGCAGTTGTAGAAAACGGCTAAACAACAAAAAAAGGCACTCAAATGAGTGCCTTTAAAGTGTGTTAGCAGGGAGAGGACTCGAACCTCCGACCTCCGGGTTATGAGCCCGACGAGCTGCCAACTGCTCTACCCTGCGATGTGGAACGGAGTATAGCATATAAGAAATATTATGTCAAGTCTTTTTCTAATTTATTTTGTCAAATTTCTGATTTTATCGTACCAAGAGTCTGTAGTTTTAACAAGTTTTGTTTTTTCAGAGTATTTGGGGTACATTCCCTGTTTATCCGATCCCTTTATTTTAAAAATACCGGGATTATTTGCAGTTTTTTCTGATGTAAGGGCTTCCTGTATTTTGTGTTGTTCATCGGGGGAAAGTGTTTTTGTATTCATTACTATAGGGGCATTTAAGACCGGAATCGATTGAATTACGGTAATTTCGCTTCCGGGAAATTTACCGAAGGGGTCTACAGCACCTTCTGCAACCTTGTAAGATGCCCCCGTTTGATAGTCCTCTCCTTCAATTAAATCATATACTCCTATAGTTTGAGGAATTGCAAAGGCTGCGGCATCAGCATCTTTTCTAAAAAGGTTGACTTGAGAGCCTTGATGAGAGCCTGCAAAAAGCACCTTAGAAAATACCGAGCTGCCATGAATAAGTTCATCGGTATTATTTAATCCGAATTTTTTTACGAGAAGATTTGCAGGAATTACAAAACCTGATGTAGAACTTGTGGAA
This genomic window contains:
- a CDS encoding phosphate/phosphite/phosphonate ABC transporter substrate-binding protein; the protein is MKHKIILLLASAFLFFGCTKEEVQKPITMVFLPNESSEAMKDARQAFMEIISEAVDRPVEIKTTTDYNIALEAIISGNADMAYIGAEGYINAHKRNPAIVPAATNSGPSGTLEDALYYSLIAVRTEDAPQYKNGNDYDLTLLKGKNISFVSTSSTSGFVIPANLLVKKFGLNNTDELIHGSSVFSKVLFAGSHQGSQVNLFRKDADAAAFAIPQTIGVYDLIEGEDYQTGASYKVAEGAVDPFGKFPGSEITVIQSIPVLNAPIVMNTKTLSPDEQHKIQEALTSEKTANNPGIFKIKGSDKQGMYPKYSEKTKLVKTTDSWYDKIRNLTK
- the rodA gene encoding rod shape-determining protein RodA, with amino-acid sequence MNIRKITNFDYLLFLAVVLLTFIGILFIYSSGVNSSGELVSREYSKQILWSGTGIVLLLLSCIYDYRRIKDRTFLIYLLGLLLLLYTGIFGTVRHNARSWIGLKNLGIQPSEFIKLIFILFLAYYLEKSQNEEPLKRFMKAMAIMLVPVALILKQPDLGTASVYIPIFLIMCFIAGIPLRFILYVFFLGILTIVFTLMPLWEKVILKTSHIMTNILKHSQVSIIILFAMGISTVIAMIGNVLLKRRYYYWIAYVLSLITIAFAGSIAGVRALKEYQMMRLIIFLDPEVDPLKHGWNIIQSITAIGSGGLTGRGYLMGTQSHYRYLPEQSTDFIFSILSEEWGFLGGVFVFFLYSIVFFRFFLSIKRCDDLFGKLIVSGILAMFFFHFFVNVGMVMGIMPITGIPLLFLSYGGSSLWTAMISVGIVIGINLRQL
- the mreD gene encoding rod shape-determining protein MreD, whose protein sequence is MKKVILWTSLSVFFITLLQTAVFSHISFFAVLPDLVLLTVIYIAISNGAITGLICGFIAGLLADFLSAAPIGLHSFIFTLTGYLIGKFYGFYNLNKIVFPCILGTLGFLFKVLLLFILKILFGQNIHTYDIFSVNFAIEAAVNIVFTPFVFLFFNLFPQAFISKEYSTI
- the mrdA gene encoding penicillin-binding protein 2, with translation MKNNEDSLNSRLRLFVIFIFFILIAYTYKLFSMQIIYGDKFKQKSQNISKRTTLIPAQRGEIFDREANTPMVLNIDSFAVDIVPGEVPRQEFDTVISRLSSILKIPVSQIEKKLPLSVRRDFRSIEIKSNVDYSTIVQVAESIDSLPGVSWHSKPVRNYVDTRSFSHIIGYVGDITADELTRFYNKGYTSNSIIGKAGIEKQYDEILRGTDGVEYRTVDAKGRYIENTTVVTPPKMGNNLVLTLDKRIQKLAEEALGPRIGAAVVLKPTTGEVLAMVSYPYFDQNIFGKEITSSLAKELFENPDKPLLNRAIDAAYPPASTFKVIMNTAILNEKAFPPENAVPCLGEIEYGNRVFRCHIRKPGHGKLALNEALAKSCDVYYWTVCRDYLGVEKIVDYAKRFGLGQSTEIDLPSQSEGFVPSPKWKERRFHEKWLNGDTMNMSIGQGYTLASPLQVANMACMVINNGIIYKPHLLKEIRDPSSGEIIKTVQPQILHQENISKEVFDQVRYAMNLVTIQGEARFPMKNPMFRFAGKTGTAEVGLEDTWHSWMMAYGPYDAPPKDMIVVSVIVEAVNGWEWWAPYAANIILHGALANQTYDETIDYLGFRQLPAVVRRSE